A stretch of DNA from Chrysiogenia bacterium:
TCGAAAACTACATCGCCTGGCACGATGCGCGCGCGGCGCTGCGTCTCAAATAGCCGCGTTTCCGCCGCTCTGAGTGCCTCTCAGCGCTGTTTTTCCCGACTTGAACAATGCCCCCTGCTGGTGCACCCTTGCGCGGCGCGAGGGGCAACCGCTCCAGGCGCCGGGGGATTGAGCACGTGTACATCATCATCGTCGGCGCCGGCGAAGTCGGCGGCTATCTGGCCCGCATCCTCATCGAGGAGCGCCACGACGTGGCCATCATCGAGGCCAACGAAGACCTCTGCCGGGATCTCGACGCCACGCTCGATGCCCTGATCATCCCGGGCAACGGCATCAGCCGCGACGCGCTCGTGCGTGCCGGCATCGACCGCGCGGACCTGCTGCTGGCCGTCACCGAAATCGACGAAGTGAACATGATCACCTGCATGGCTGCCGAGAAGCTGGGTAAGCAGGACCTGCGCACCGTGGCACGCGTGCGTGAGTCGGGCTACCTGGCCGGTGACGGCGGAACCATCTCGACCACCGATCTGGGGCTCGACCTGCTGATCGGCCCCGAGCAGGCGGTCGCCTCGAAGGTGGTGGAGCTTCTCCACTACGAAGGCACCGGCGAGATCACCCACCTGGCGAACGACCAGATCGTCCTGCTGGAGCTTCCGCTCACAGCCGACTCACCCATGGTGCATGAGTCGCTCTCGAATCTCCGACCCGACCTGCCGAGCCCCTCGCTGGTTGCCGCCGTGCGCGGCGCCAAGGGCCTTCGCATCCCTGGCGGCGACGACACCCTTGCCGTCGATGAGCGCGCCTACGTGATCACCACGCCAGAGAACATCGATGAGTTCCTCATCATGTCGGGCAACCCCTGGCATCATGTAAAGCATGTGCTCATCGTCGGCTGCGGAAATATCGGCTACCACGTGGCCTCGCAGCTCGAACAGCAGCGCATCTTCCCCACCATCGTCGAGCGCGACCACACCCGCGCCGAAAAGGTGGCCAAACACCTCAAGCACTCCATTGTCCTGCACGGCGACGGCACCGACCACGACCTCATGCGTGAGCAGCTCGAAGAGGCCAGCGACGCCGTGGTCGTGCTCGTCGAAGACGACGAGAAGGCGATGATCATCGGCTTGTTCGCCAAACATCTTGGCGCCAAGAAAGTGATCGTCCGCTCCGACCAGCTCGACTACACGCCGATTGCCCACAAGATGGGTCTCGATGCGCTGATCAGCCCGCGCCGCGCGGTGGCCGATGCCATCCTTCGCTTTGTGCGCCGCGGCCCCATTGCCTCGACCGTCATGCTCGGCGACCACGAGGCCGAGATCATTGAACTCAACGTGCCGGTCTCTCCCAAGAACGAAGCGCTCATTCGCTCCCCACTCAAGGAAATGACCTTCCCCGAGGGCGCCCTGCTCGGCGCCATCGTGCGCAACGGCCGCACAACGATTCCCACTGGCGATACCATTCTCGAACCGGGCGACCGCCTGCTGGTCGTCTCGCTGCTCGACGCCATTGCCGGCGTCGAAGACCTGCTGCAGTAGGAACGCCGTGCGCCTGAGCGTCATCCTGAGGATTCTGAGCCGGCTGTTGCTGGTCAGCGCGGCGGCCCTGTTCGTTCCGCTGGGCGTGGCAATCGTCTATGGCGAAGAGCACCTCATGTACTGGCTCCTGCCGGCCGTCGGCACCATCGCCGTGGCACTTGGCATTCAGGCGCTCCCCATGCTGCGGCGCTCGCGCATGGAGAACCTGCGACGACGCGAGGGATTTGT
This window harbors:
- the trkA gene encoding Trk system potassium transporter TrkA, encoding MYIIIVGAGEVGGYLARILIEERHDVAIIEANEDLCRDLDATLDALIIPGNGISRDALVRAGIDRADLLLAVTEIDEVNMITCMAAEKLGKQDLRTVARVRESGYLAGDGGTISTTDLGLDLLIGPEQAVASKVVELLHYEGTGEITHLANDQIVLLELPLTADSPMVHESLSNLRPDLPSPSLVAAVRGAKGLRIPGGDDTLAVDERAYVITTPENIDEFLIMSGNPWHHVKHVLIVGCGNIGYHVASQLEQQRIFPTIVERDHTRAEKVAKHLKHSIVLHGDGTDHDLMREQLEEASDAVVVLVEDDEKAMIIGLFAKHLGAKKVIVRSDQLDYTPIAHKMGLDALISPRRAVADAILRFVRRGPIASTVMLGDHEAEIIELNVPVSPKNEALIRSPLKEMTFPEGALLGAIVRNGRTTIPTGDTILEPGDRLLVVSLLDAIAGVEDLLQ